In Desulfobulbaceae bacterium, a genomic segment contains:
- a CDS encoding cold-shock protein — protein sequence MLEGTVKWFNASKGFGFIEQDNGGADVFVHHTAILKDGYKSLNDGERVSFEIVDGNKGPAAAQVKSL from the coding sequence ATGTTAGAAGGTACAGTAAAATGGTTTAACGCGTCTAAGGGTTTTGGTTTTATTGAGCAGGACAATGGTGGTGCCGATGTATTCGTTCACCATACCGCAATCCTGAAAGATGGTTACAAATCTCTCAATGACGGCGAACGGGTCAGCTTTGAAATTGTCGATGGCAATAAAGGCCCTGCTGCAGCACAAGTTAAATCTTTGTAA